The following proteins are encoded in a genomic region of Desulfonatronum thiodismutans:
- a CDS encoding DUF485 domain-containing protein: protein MPTDRPKGSLDAEMFQKLVVRKWKVSLTLAAIMLVAYYGFILVLAFAKDVLAYKIGEHLTIGIPVGMLLIVLAWALTGVYVFWANSSYDKSVKDVLKSMRRD from the coding sequence ATGCCCACCGATCGTCCCAAAGGCTCATTGGACGCCGAAATGTTTCAGAAACTGGTCGTCCGCAAATGGAAGGTTTCCCTCACCCTGGCCGCGATCATGCTGGTCGCGTACTATGGATTCATTCTCGTCCTGGCCTTTGCCAAGGACGTTTTGGCGTATAAGATCGGAGAACATCTGACCATCGGCATTCCCGTGGGGATGCTGCTCATTGTCCTGGCCTGGGCCCTGACCGGAGTCTACGTGTTCTGGGCCAACTCCTCCTACGACAAGTCCGTCAAGGACGTGTTGAAAAGCATGAGGAGGGACTAA
- a CDS encoding sodium:solute symporter family transporter — translation MDQIATSIGQPNITSIVFFLFFICATLVITYYAAKKSRSASQFYAAGRSVTGWQNGLALAGDYMSAASFLGIAGLVSLRGYDGLIYSIGFLVGWPIIMFLIAEPLRNLGKYTFVDVVAYRLSQKPIRIAASIGSLMTVCFYLIAQMVGSGSLIMLIFGMPYELAVVIVGMVMIMYVLFGGMLATTWVQIIKAVLLLGGATLMVFLILLHFGFSYGEMFKQAALTYGDGVLSPGGLVTNPWDALSLGIALMFGTAGLPHILMRFYTVPDAKEARKSVFYATGLIGYFYILTFTIGFGAMVIVGQDVIAAMDSGGNMAALLLAEATGGTVFLGFIAAVAFATILAVVAGLTLSGASTLSHDLYVSVFRSGKSSEEEEVKVARIATLGLGVVAIALGLAFKGQNVAFMVGLAFAIAASANFPALLLSILWRNFSTFGAALSIGTGTTLAVGLIIISPTVWVDILHNPMAIFPLRNPAIISMTAAFAAGYLGSKLRPDPEASRRYEEQKIRNYLGVGAE, via the coding sequence ATGGACCAGATCGCCACCTCCATCGGCCAGCCTAACATCACGTCTATCGTCTTTTTCCTGTTCTTCATCTGCGCCACCCTGGTCATTACCTATTACGCGGCCAAGAAAAGCCGCTCCGCCTCCCAGTTCTACGCCGCGGGCAGAAGCGTGACCGGCTGGCAGAACGGTTTGGCCCTGGCCGGCGACTACATGAGTGCGGCCTCGTTTCTGGGCATTGCCGGCCTGGTCTCCCTGCGGGGATACGACGGCCTGATCTATTCCATCGGGTTTCTGGTGGGCTGGCCGATCATCATGTTCCTGATCGCCGAGCCGCTGCGCAACCTCGGGAAATACACCTTCGTGGACGTGGTGGCCTATCGGCTGTCCCAAAAGCCGATCCGCATCGCCGCGTCCATCGGGTCCCTGATGACCGTGTGCTTCTACCTCATCGCCCAGATGGTCGGGTCCGGTTCGTTGATCATGCTGATTTTCGGGATGCCGTACGAGCTGGCCGTGGTCATCGTGGGCATGGTCATGATCATGTACGTGCTGTTCGGGGGCATGCTGGCCACGACCTGGGTGCAGATCATCAAGGCGGTCCTGCTGCTGGGCGGGGCCACGCTGATGGTTTTTCTGATCCTGCTTCACTTCGGGTTCAGCTACGGCGAGATGTTCAAGCAGGCGGCCTTGACCTATGGCGACGGGGTCCTGTCTCCGGGCGGGCTGGTGACCAATCCCTGGGACGCCTTGTCCCTGGGCATCGCCCTGATGTTCGGCACGGCGGGTTTGCCGCACATCCTGATGCGGTTCTACACCGTGCCCGACGCCAAGGAGGCCCGGAAATCCGTGTTCTACGCCACGGGATTGATCGGCTATTTCTATATCCTGACCTTCACCATCGGCTTCGGAGCCATGGTCATCGTGGGCCAGGACGTCATCGCCGCCATGGATTCCGGCGGTAACATGGCCGCGCTGCTGCTGGCCGAGGCCACCGGAGGAACCGTCTTTCTGGGCTTCATCGCCGCCGTGGCTTTCGCCACCATTCTGGCCGTGGTGGCCGGGCTGACCCTGTCCGGGGCCAGTACGCTGTCCCACGATTTGTACGTCAGCGTCTTCCGCTCAGGGAAATCCTCCGAGGAAGAGGAGGTCAAGGTGGCCCGGATCGCCACTCTGGGCCTGGGCGTGGTGGCCATTGCCCTGGGCTTGGCCTTCAAGGGCCAGAACGTGGCCTTCATGGTCGGCCTGGCCTTTGCCATCGCGGCCAGCGCCAACTTCCCGGCCCTGCTGCTGTCCATCCTCTGGCGGAACTTTTCCACCTTCGGCGCGGCCCTGAGCATCGGCACGGGCACCACGTTGGCCGTAGGCCTGATCATCATCAGCCCCACGGTCTGGGTGGACATCCTTCATAATCCCATGGCAATCTTCCCCTTACGCAACCCGGCCATCATCTCCATGACCGCGGCCTTCGCGGCCGGATATCTGGGCTCCAAGCTCAGGCCCGATCCGGAAGCGTCGCGCAGGTACGAGGAACAGAAGATCAGGAACTATCTTGGCGTCGGAGCTGAATGA
- a CDS encoding putative nucleotidyltransferase substrate binding domain-containing protein: MTHEPTDRDEKRRRPSAWSDDPDSLSGEIARAENLADLARAFGSVQEFAARSAVHCLGRFSDGGDEVFALGRLIADLRDKILIRVHDLVLAGTGPPPAAFCLLALGSEGRKEQYLATDQDNALVYDDEEGDEAAIFFEVFAHRFVRILLELGVPPCPHGVMINAPQWRLSAVDWERAVDRMTDEINEQGILKISVLLDTRPVAGAPEPGWKLRRHLFRRIAERPLILRYLAREAVRFSPPLGLFNNFVVQKSGAHKGGLDVKKGGIFPLTQGIRTLAAEHGVLLTSTEERITGLLEAGALSVGFGARLRKAYAFFHVLRTGNQAEMIENKDKPDNLIMPDRLSAAERKRLKACFATVTEFQALLSKKYGLHLLT, from the coding sequence ATGACCCACGAACCCACAGACCGCGACGAAAAACGACGACGGCCCTCGGCCTGGAGCGATGATCCGGACAGCTTGTCCGGAGAAATCGCCCGGGCCGAGAACCTTGCGGACCTGGCACGGGCCTTCGGCTCGGTCCAGGAGTTCGCGGCCCGTTCCGCGGTCCACTGCCTTGGCCGTTTCTCCGACGGTGGAGATGAAGTCTTCGCCCTTGGTCGGCTGATCGCCGATTTGCGCGACAAGATTCTGATCCGGGTGCATGACCTGGTTTTGGCCGGGACCGGACCGCCTCCGGCGGCCTTTTGTCTGCTGGCCTTGGGTAGCGAGGGGCGCAAGGAGCAATATTTGGCCACGGACCAGGACAATGCCCTGGTTTATGACGATGAAGAGGGGGACGAGGCGGCGATTTTTTTCGAGGTCTTCGCCCATCGATTCGTCCGGATCCTGCTGGAACTGGGCGTCCCTCCCTGTCCTCACGGGGTGATGATCAACGCCCCGCAGTGGCGTTTGAGCGCCGTCGATTGGGAACGGGCCGTGGACCGCATGACCGACGAGATCAATGAGCAGGGCATTCTCAAGATATCCGTGCTGCTGGACACGCGCCCCGTGGCCGGAGCCCCGGAACCGGGCTGGAAGCTCCGGCGGCATTTGTTCCGGCGGATCGCCGAACGTCCTCTGATCTTGCGCTACCTGGCCCGCGAAGCCGTGCGCTTCAGCCCGCCCCTGGGCTTGTTCAACAATTTCGTCGTTCAGAAGAGCGGGGCACATAAGGGGGGGCTGGACGTAAAAAAAGGCGGAATTTTCCCCCTGACCCAGGGAATCCGAACCCTGGCCGCGGAGCACGGCGTTTTGCTCACCTCCACCGAGGAACGAATCACGGGCCTGCTGGAGGCGGGGGCCTTGTCCGTCGGATTTGGAGCGAGGTTGCGGAAGGCCTATGCTTTTTTTCACGTTCTGCGCACCGGAAATCAGGCCGAAATGATCGAAAATAAGGACAAGCCGGACAATCTCATCATGCCGGACCGGCTTTCCGCGGCGGAGCGAAAGAGGCTCAAGGCCTGCTTCGCCACCGTGACGGAATTTCAGGCTCTGTTGTCCAAAAAGTACGGACTGCATTTGCTGACCTGA
- a CDS encoding zinc dependent phospholipase C family protein produces the protein MPKENTHLWFARRLWKQTRNPSKNAVDDHFSTDLIQAHPLFFSLGSIIPDAFFYHPLSRGRRMALVLHGSDPRTRTESFGRMAAWAREEESGRDKAFVLGYLSHVALDRVMHPVVDALSGKRPGQASTGQSTALHRLVETALDQQINRCCRYPRIIWPYPAKRVSVLHRLAGEVGLRRGDVHAALSVQLLVNRLVQGRAAHALVRALHHPSVLDLSVLLNLCYAQLDREPDFFSEKRTGRAEFWRNFHAVNWSRLFERADLEAWRLFDLCTEYWANRLDGSGLRRGLPHKPCD, from the coding sequence ATGCCCAAGGAAAACACCCATCTCTGGTTCGCTCGGCGGCTTTGGAAACAGACTCGGAATCCATCGAAAAACGCTGTTGATGACCATTTTTCGACGGATTTGATACAAGCCCATCCTTTGTTCTTCTCCCTGGGCTCGATCATCCCGGATGCTTTTTTCTATCACCCCCTTTCTCGCGGGCGGCGGATGGCCCTGGTGCTGCACGGGTCGGATCCGCGGACCCGGACCGAGTCCTTCGGACGCATGGCGGCCTGGGCGCGGGAGGAGGAGTCCGGACGGGACAAGGCATTTGTCCTGGGTTACCTGTCCCATGTGGCCCTGGACAGGGTCATGCATCCCGTGGTGGACGCCCTGTCCGGCAAGCGTCCCGGCCAGGCTTCCACCGGACAGAGCACCGCCCTTCACCGGCTGGTGGAAACGGCTCTGGACCAACAAATCAATCGCTGCTGCCGCTATCCGCGGATTATCTGGCCCTATCCGGCCAAGAGAGTGAGTGTGCTGCATCGCCTCGCCGGGGAGGTCGGCCTGCGGCGCGGCGATGTCCACGCAGCCTTGTCCGTTCAACTCCTGGTCAACCGACTGGTCCAGGGGCGTGCCGCCCACGCTCTGGTCCGCGCGCTGCACCATCCGTCGGTGCTGGATCTCTCGGTTCTGCTCAATCTGTGCTACGCGCAGCTGGACCGGGAGCCTGATTTCTTCAGTGAAAAACGTACCGGGCGGGCGGAGTTCTGGCGAAACTTCCATGCCGTGAACTGGTCGCGATTGTTCGAACGGGCCGATCTGGAGGCCTGGCGGCTTTTCGATCTCTGTACCGAATACTGGGCGAACCGCCTGGACGGATCCGGACTACGGCGGGGCCTTCCCCACAAACCCTGCGATTAG
- a CDS encoding alpha/beta hydrolase produces the protein MHSTLTIAAILLLLYLGLAGWVFVRQDALVFLPTAEISLTPADAGWEYDDLTLSTSDGVNINAWFVPVEDARGVVLFCHGNAGNIGHRLDSIRIFRDLGLSVLIFDYRGFGRSEGRPSESGTYLDAQAAWAFLVEEKGVEPERIIVFGRSLGGAVAGHLAAHAGQEKPPGALILESTFTSLPDMAARLYPFLPVRWLAKYSYNTLGRLGDVHAPVLVVHSPEDEIIPYAHGQALYAAAPEPKMFLEISGGHNSGFLSSGAGYVEGLRSFLEGQVFEKVR, from the coding sequence ATGCATTCCACCCTGACCATCGCCGCTATTTTGCTTCTGCTCTACCTGGGGCTGGCCGGATGGGTCTTCGTCCGCCAGGACGCCCTGGTCTTTCTCCCCACGGCTGAGATTTCCCTGACCCCGGCGGACGCCGGCTGGGAGTATGACGACCTGACGCTGTCCACCTCGGATGGAGTAAACATCAACGCCTGGTTCGTTCCGGTCGAGGACGCCCGTGGCGTGGTGCTTTTTTGCCACGGCAACGCCGGAAACATCGGTCATCGCCTGGACTCCATCCGCATCTTCCGCGACCTGGGCCTGTCCGTGCTGATCTTCGACTACCGCGGCTTCGGGCGCAGTGAGGGACGGCCCAGCGAGTCCGGCACCTATCTGGACGCCCAGGCGGCCTGGGCCTTTCTGGTCGAAGAAAAAGGCGTCGAGCCCGAGCGGATCATTGTTTTCGGCCGCTCCCTGGGCGGGGCCGTGGCCGGACATTTGGCCGCCCACGCGGGTCAAGAAAAACCTCCGGGAGCCCTGATTCTGGAATCCACCTTCACCTCCCTGCCGGACATGGCCGCCCGGCTCTATCCCTTTCTTCCGGTACGCTGGCTGGCCAAATACAGCTACAACACCCTGGGGCGGCTGGGCGATGTCCATGCCCCGGTGCTGGTGGTGCACAGCCCGGAAGACGAAATCATTCCCTACGCCCATGGCCAAGCCCTGTACGCCGCCGCGCCCGAACCAAAGATGTTCCTGGAAATTTCCGGGGGCCACAACTCGGGTTTTCTGAGTTCCGGGGCGGGATATGTGGAGGGGTTGCGGTCGTTTCTGGAAGGGCAGGTTTTCGAGAAAGTTCGGTGA
- a CDS encoding type II toxin-antitoxin system PemK/MazF family toxin, with translation MLLKRGMVIDVNLDPVKGSETGKVRPCVIVTNDTYNARVPVIQVTPITAFTEKKGRIVTNVTIEPTEQNGLSKQSVADCLQTRPIDHQSRFVAVRGELAAEVMAQVDQALRRVFSLA, from the coding sequence ATGCTTTTGAAACGAGGGATGGTCATCGACGTCAACCTCGACCCTGTCAAAGGTTCGGAGACCGGCAAGGTTCGCCCCTGCGTCATTGTCACCAACGATACCTATAACGCCCGCGTCCCGGTGATTCAGGTCACTCCAATCACGGCGTTCACCGAGAAAAAAGGGCGCATCGTCACCAACGTGACCATCGAACCCACGGAACAAAACGGACTGTCCAAGCAATCCGTGGCCGACTGCCTGCAAACCCGGCCCATCGATCATCAATCTCGTTTCGTGGCCGTTCGCGGCGAACTGGCCGCGGAGGTTATGGCCCAGGTTGATCAGGCTTTGCGGCGGGTTTTCAGCCTGGCCTGA